The genomic DNA GTGCCGTCCCGGAGGGGGCTAATCGGTGATTTTTTTACAGGCGGTCGGCCGCAGCGTCCATAGAGGCGGGCAATTGACGTCTTAAACTGGTAAAGTGCCCGCCGTATTTACTTAAGAGGATTGTTCCAATGGCGACTAACCGTTCCCAGCGTCTGCGCAAAAAACTGTGCGTTGATGAATTTCAAGAGCTGGGTTTCGAACTGAACCTGGACTTCAAAGAAGACTTGTCCGAAGAAGCCATTGACGCTTTCCTCGAAGCATTCATCAAAGAAGCCATGGAAGCCAACGGTCTGGGTTATGTTGGCGGCGACGACTTCGGTCTGGTATGCCTGCAGAAGCGTGGCTCGGTCAACGAAGAGCAGCGTGCTGCCGTTGAAGCCTGGCTGAAAAACCGTTCCGAGCTGACCAAGGCTGAAATCAGCCCGCTGCTGGACGTTTGGTATCCGGAAAAGCCGATCAACGCGGCTAAGTGACACTGAAAAAAACGGCGACCTGAAGGTCGCCGTTTTTTTTCGTGAATCAAAAGATCGCAGCCTGCGGCAGCTCCTACATGGGAATGGTGTACACCCTGTAGGAGCTGCCGCAGGCTGCGATCTTTGCTTTTAAGCTTTACGCCAATTCAAAATCACCAACGTCAAAACCCCCGCCACAATCCCCCAGAATGCCGAACCGATGGAAAACAGCGTCAACCCTGACGCCGTGACCATAAAGGTGATCAGCGCCGCCTCACGTTCCTTCACCTCGGTCATGGCAATGCTCAAGCCATTGATGATCGAACCAAACAACGCCAGTGCGGCAATCGACAGCACCAGTTCCTTCGGCAGCGCGGCAAACAATGCCGCCAATGTGGCGCCGAACACCCCGGCGATGCCGTAGAAAATTCCGCACCACACCGCTGTGGTATAGCGCTTGTTACGATCTTCATGGGCGTGCGGCCCGGTGCAGATTGCCGCGCTGATGGCGGCGAGGTTGATGCCGTGGGAGCCGAATGGCGCCAGCAGCAGCGAGGCGATGCCGGTGGTGGTGATCAGCGGCGAGGCCGGGACGTTGTAGCCGTCGGCACGCAGCACGGCGATACCAGGCATGTTTTGCGAGGTCATGGCGACGACAAACAGCGGAATGCCGATGCTGATGGTTGCGGCGAGGGAGAAGTGCGGCGTTGTCCACACCGGCGTCGCCACTTCCAGATGAAAACCGCTGAAGTCCAGCAGCCCCATGAAACCCGACAGCGCCGTGCCGATCAGCAGTGCGGCCAGCACGGCATAACGTGGCGACAGGCGTTTGACCAGCAGATAAGTGAAGAACATCCCCAGCACCAGACCGGTGCGGTGTTGCGCGGCGACGAAGATTTCGCTGCCGATCTTGAACAGAATTCCCGCCAGCAGCGCGGCCGCCAGTGAGGCCGGAATCTTTTTGACCAGTCGTTCAAAACTGCCGGTCAACCCGCAAATGGTCACCAGCACGGCGCAAGTGATGTAGGCGCCGATGGCTTCGCCATAACTGACGCCACTCAGACTGGTGATCAGCAACGCCGCCCCTGGCGTCGACCAGGCAATGGTGATCGGCGTGCGATAGCGCAGCGACAGGCCGATCGAGCACACCGCCATGCCGATCGAAATCGCCCAGATCCACGAAGAAATCTGCCCGCTGCTCAGGCCCGCCGCTTGCCCGGCCTGAAACATCAGCACCAGTGAACTGGTGTAGCCGGTCATCATCGCGATGAACCCGGCGACGATGGCCGAGGGCGATGTGTCGGAGATGGGGCGCAGTTGCGTGTGCGTGGCGTCGTTCATGACGGCGGTGTTCCTTATATCAATGAAGATCCCCGCCACAGCGCAAATCCTTGTGGGAGCGAGCCTGCTCGCGAAGGCGGTGTGTCAGTCGACATTCATTTTGAATGTGACATGGCTTTCGCGAGCAGGCTCGCTCCCACAGGGATTGTGTGCTGAAGGCGGATTCTGCGATCAAGCCTAAACTCAATCGTAACGGATCGTTGCAATACAGCCGTGGTCACAAACAGCCATACAGTCGTGTTGCCACCATCCATTGTGTACAATCGCGCTGTTTTTTACGCGATACTTGCCAGCGACCTACTGTGCCGTATTACAGTCACGGTCTATTCGCCGCAGTTCTCCCGACTCGAGTGCCCATGAACGAACAGTTGCAACCCCTCAAGAAACAACCGCGAGCAGGCAAAGCCGGCCGCAGCGGAACCCAGGACGATATTGTCTACGCGCACATCTTCGAGGCCATCCTCGAACAGCGTCTGGCGCCCGGCACCAAGTTGAGCGAAGAAGCGCTGGGGGAAATCTTTGGGGTCAGCCGCACCATCATTCGCCGCGCCTTATCGCGTCTGGCCCATGAAGGCGTGGTGCTGTTGCGGCCAAACCGTGGCGCCGTGGTTGCAAGCCCGAGCGTTGAGGAAGCTCGCCAGGTGTTCATGGCCCGCCGTCTGGTCGAGCGTGCGATCACTGAACTGGCTGTGCAGCACGCTACCGCCGAACAGATTGCCGAGCTGCGCCAGATGGTCAACGATGAGCGCGACAGCTTCTCGCGCGGTGATCGCGGCGCCGGTATTCGTTTGTCGGGTGAATTTCACCTGAAACTGGCGGAAGCGGCGAAGAACGCGCCGTTGATCAGCTTCCAGCGCAGCCTGGTCTCGCAGACCTCGCTGATCATCGCCCAGTATGAAAGCGGCAACCGCTCGCATTGTTCCTATGACGAACACACTCAGTTGATCGACGCCATCGAAGCGCGCAACGGTGAGCTGGCGGTCGACCTGATGATGCATCACATGGATCACATCGACAGCAAGCTTAACCTCGACGAGGAAAGCGCTTCGGATGATCTGCATGCAGTGTTCTCGCATTTGTTGCAGACCAAGAAGCCGGGGCGTCCTGCGGCGAAGCTTTGAGCTGATACCGAGTCGCGGCCTTCGCGAGCAAGCCCGCTCCCACAGGGGAATGCATTTCAAATGTGGGAGCGCGAAGGTGTCCTGACAGGCAATAAAAATCCCCCGGGGTGAACGCCACCGGGGGATTTTTTTGCCTGGGGAAAACTCAGCGCTGATGCACCAGCGCACCCGCCGCATACGTCTGCTGCACCGTGCGGTCATCGCCCAGCGTCATCAACACAAACAACGTCTCGGCAATGTTGTTGGCCTGCTTCAAGCGATAGCTGAGCAGCGGTGTGGCGTTGTAATCGAGCACCAGGAAGTCGGCATCGCTGCCCGGTTGCAGGTTGCCGATCTTGTCTTCCAGACGCA from Pseudomonas baetica includes the following:
- a CDS encoding YggL family protein — its product is MATNRSQRLRKKLCVDEFQELGFELNLDFKEDLSEEAIDAFLEAFIKEAMEANGLGYVGGDDFGLVCLQKRGSVNEEQRAAVEAWLKNRSELTKAEISPLLDVWYPEKPINAAK
- a CDS encoding benzoate/H(+) symporter BenE family transporter, with product MNDATHTQLRPISDTSPSAIVAGFIAMMTGYTSSLVLMFQAGQAAGLSSGQISSWIWAISIGMAVCSIGLSLRYRTPITIAWSTPGAALLITSLSGVSYGEAIGAYITCAVLVTICGLTGSFERLVKKIPASLAAALLAGILFKIGSEIFVAAQHRTGLVLGMFFTYLLVKRLSPRYAVLAALLIGTALSGFMGLLDFSGFHLEVATPVWTTPHFSLAATISIGIPLFVVAMTSQNMPGIAVLRADGYNVPASPLITTTGIASLLLAPFGSHGINLAAISAAICTGPHAHEDRNKRYTTAVWCGIFYGIAGVFGATLAALFAALPKELVLSIAALALFGSIINGLSIAMTEVKEREAALITFMVTASGLTLFSIGSAFWGIVAGVLTLVILNWRKA
- a CDS encoding GntR family transcriptional regulator yields the protein MNEQLQPLKKQPRAGKAGRSGTQDDIVYAHIFEAILEQRLAPGTKLSEEALGEIFGVSRTIIRRALSRLAHEGVVLLRPNRGAVVASPSVEEARQVFMARRLVERAITELAVQHATAEQIAELRQMVNDERDSFSRGDRGAGIRLSGEFHLKLAEAAKNAPLISFQRSLVSQTSLIIAQYESGNRSHCSYDEHTQLIDAIEARNGELAVDLMMHHMDHIDSKLNLDEESASDDLHAVFSHLLQTKKPGRPAAKL